In the genome of Pirellulales bacterium, the window AACGTCACCAGGATGGTTGGATCGTCCAAGTTAATGGCGTGCAGGTAGCAAGTATTCATTCAGAATTGCGGCAGGATCTCTCGAACGTTCTGCTAGTCGCCCGCCAGGGAACTGCCCACTTTGCTGATTTGGAAATCAACGACCTTGTCCAGCGAATCGATCAGAGCCACTTTCACAAAGGATTCTGAATCATGAATGTTATGTACGCAGTTACCGCTCGAAGCTTCAACTTGTGCATTGTTGCCCTCATACTGATGGCCTTCGGCTCCGCGAGCGCAGGACGAGCTGACGAGAAGGCAACAGCCAAGATGCCTGCGGTGGGGGACAAGGTTCCGGATTTCACGCTTCAGGATTTGGCGGGCCATCCACAAACCTTGTCGAAACTGACGGCCGATTCGCCGACGGTGCTGGTAGTGCTGCGCGGTTTTCCGGGCTATCAATGTCCACTTTGCACGATTCAGGTGGGGGGCCTGATTGCTCGCGCGAAAGAGTTTCAAAAGGCCAACGCCAAAGTCATCCTCGTCTACCCAGGCCCGGCGGACCAATTGACCGAACGCGCCAAAGAATTTGTTAAGGGCAAGGCGCTGCCTGAGAACTTTATTTTCGTAACCGACCCCGATTACAAATTCACCGAGGCCTACGGTCTGCGATGGGACGCTGCGCGCGAAACGGCCTTTCCATCGACATTTGTGATCGATCAGAAGGGGATCGTGCAGTTTGCCAAGGTCAGCAAGTCGCACGGTGATCGCTCAAAGCCGGAAGACATCCTGCAAGCGCTTGAAGCTAAGAAGTGATGCCATCGGTGCTTGGGTGTTTGCTCGCGACAGCGCCTCGGGCTGGCGCTCTCTACTCCGGCTTCTGCTAGAATCGGGGAGTAGTGAACGCAGAGCGGAGGAAAGGCTGGCAAGACATTTGCCGGACGGGCATCAACCGGGCTTCCCTAGAATGTCTAACGATTTGCGAGCATCCGCAGAAGATTCCAAACCCGGCGTCTCTGCTGCGCTGCAGGACCTCGCGGTCGATCCATCGGACGTTGCGGTTTTGCGCGCGATTGTCGAAGGGACTGTTCAGTCGACGGGCGAGGCGTTCTTTCAGTCGCTGGTTCGGAATCTGGCCGTTGCGCTCAATGTCAAATACGCCTTTGTCGCGGAATTTGCCGCCGTCAACACCCGCGTCCGCACATTGGCCTATTGGTTCGATGGCCGGATCTGCGCCAACGTCGAATACGACTTGGATGGGACGCCGTGCGAGGAAGTGGTGCGCGGGGGCCTTTGTCACCACCAGATAGGCGTAAAGGACCAGTTCCCGCGCGATCTGCCACTGAAGGAACTGGGGATTGAAAGCTACCTGGGCGTGCCACTGCTCGACTCCGATGGCGCTGTGCTCGGCCATTTAGCGGTGTTTGACCCACGCCCAATGGACAACGAGCCGAGACGTTTCTCGATCTTTCAGATTTTCGCCGCGCGAGCCGCGGCGGAACTCGCGCGATTGCGCATCGAGCAAATGCTGCGCGACAACGAAGAGCGTTTCCGCGATCTTTTTGAAGAAGCTCCTATCGCGTACGTCAACGAGGATCTTGAATCTCGCTTTATCAGCGCCAACCGGGCAGCCATGCGTATCTTGGGTATCCAACCGGATGAGGTGGCGGGCGCCGTCGGTCGGTCGTTTATTCCGGACACGCCTCACGCGCTACGCCGGTTCCAGGAAGCGTTTGCCTCTGTAGGCAAGGGAACAGACACCAGCGGAGTAGTGCTGGAACTTCGCCGCAGGGATAACGGCCAGCCGATCTGGATCCAGTGGTGGTCCAAACCTGACCCCAGCGGAACCTATACTCGCACGATGTTTGTGGACATCACTGAGCGCGTTTTGATGGAGCAGGAAAAGGCTCGGCTGACTGCTGAGAATGATTACCTGCAGGAAGAAATCAAGTCAGTACACAACTTCGACGAAATCGTCGGCCAAAGTCCCAGCGTTGCTGCCGTGCTCGATAATGTGCGCTTGGTAGCGCCAACGGACGCGTCCGTGCTGATCTGTGGAGAGACCGGCACTGGCAAGGAACTCATTGCCCGAGCGATTCACTCCGTGAGCCGGCGTAGTGACAAGCCGTTGATCAAAGTCAATTGCGCGGCGTTGCCAACCGGCCTGGTCGAAAGTGAGCTCTTCGGTCACGAAAAGGGAGCGTTTACGGGCGCGATCGCCAGGCGCGTCGGACGATTTGAGCTCGCCGACGGCGGAACGATCTTTCTCGACGAGATCGGCGAGTTGCCGCCCGACGCTCAGTCCAAATTGCTGCGTGTGCTCCAGGAACGGGAGTTCGAACGGGTAGGTGGGAACACGTCGCTCAAAGTTGACGTGCGGATCATCGCCGCAACAAATCGCGACTTGCTCAAGAGCGTTCGCGAAAAGACCTTTCGCGAGGATCTTTATTACCGGCTCAACGTCTTTCCGCTCGTATTGCCACCATTGCGAGAGCGCAAGGACGATATTCCGCTGTTGGTCCATTTTCTTGTGGGCAAGTTTTCGACGCGCATCGGCAGAAAGATCGAAACCGTTAGTCGCCAGGCGATCGAGCGACTTCAGTCTTACGATTGGCCGGGCAATATTCGCGAATTAGAAAACATTATCGAACGGGCTGTGATCGTCGCCCCTGGCTCCATGTTGGACATCACTGCGGATATGCTGGCGCCGCCGACATCCGGTCCGGTCGCCGATGGTCAACTGCTCAGCCTCGAAGATTTCGAGCGGCAACATATCCTCTCGGTGCTCAAGCGCTCTGACTGGGTCATTGATGGGCCTCGCGGCGCCGCGCTAATTCTCAATCTCCATCCCAATACGCTCCGCAGCCGCATGAAGAAAATGGGAATCAGCCGAGGTGATTAGGCGGTCCTCCCTGCAACGAGATGGTTCCACGCGCCCCCTTGGGCTGCTGGTTACTGCCCGTAACCTCGGCCAGTTCTCACGGCGTGCAACTCACGCTCTATCGTGAGCGCCACGATATTTCGTGGCGGCCGTTCGCGAAGGCCTTTGGCGGCAGTGTGCCGTTCTATCGCTCGGCACCTCGCTAAGTGTCGGCCTTCGTTTGGTTTGGGAATTGAGTTTCATTTTCGCTTTGGGAGCGGCACGACCTGTGCGTTATGGGCCCGGCAAACACTAGCGAGATTTGCCATGCTACGAATTACGCAGCTCCCTGTCTCCGCTCCGGCCCGTGCCTTCAGGCTTGAGGGAAAACTCGTCGGCCCCTGGCTCGAAGAGCTGCGCCAGGCATGCGGCACAAATCCCGACTTACTTTCGATCCTGAGCCTTGACCTTTCAGGCATGAGGTTTGTCGACGAGGCCGGCGCCAAGTACCTTCGAAGCCTGGTGGGGCAAGGCGTGCAGATTACGAATTGCTCTTCCTTCGTCATCGAGCTGCTCAAGGCGCCCGTGAAGGAGGCGTCATGAACGGTGAGTCAAAAAAGGCGGACGCTCGCACTTCCGCTGCAGCGGCTGATACGGTGGCTGAACCGTGGAACGAGGAAAAAAGACTGCTCGGTCAGCTTCGTGAGGGCAACGCCGCTGCCTACGAAATCCTGGTACGGCAGCAGAGCGGTCGCATGTTGGCGGTTGCTCGCCGGATGCTGATGTGTGAATCAGACGCCCACGACGCCGTTCAAGACGCCTTCTTGTCCGCCTTCAAGAGCATTAAGACCTTCACCGGTGATTCGTCGATTGGAACCTGGTTGCACCGAATCGTTGTCAACGCTTGTCTGATGAAACTACGGTCGCGCAACGGCCGGTCTTATGTCTCGATCGAGGATCTATTGCCGGCGTTCGACGCGACGGGCCATCATGTGCGGCGCGTTTCGAAATGGACTGCCTCGCCCGACGAGTTGCTTGCTCGTTCCGAATTGTGCTCGCAGGTGCGAGCGATCATCGAGGGGCTGCCGGACTCGCATCGCAGCGTCCTCTGGCTCCGCGATATCGAGGAGATCGATACGGAACACACTGCGGAGATCCTTGATATTTCCCCCGGGGCTGTGAAAGTACGACTTCATCGCGCCCGCCAAGCGCTGCGTGCGCTCTTAGAACCTCTGGTCTGCAGCGAACCGGGAATGCTGACGGTTCATCAATAGGAGTGTCGCTGATCAACAGTCGGCGTTTCGATTTTGCAGCACTCAACGATTTACATGGAGGATCTCGTGGCAAAACTTACTGGAAAGGTCGCGGTCATCACTGGCAGAAGAAGCGGCATCGGCCTGGCAACGGCAAAGAAGTGGACATGAAGATTGAAGCAAAGATGGCCAGGGAAACTAAGCGTCAACTGACCACAATCAAACCGAAACGAAGAAGAGAGACGATATGACACCCGCTACCGAATCACTACAACTTCAGCCGCTGACCTTGCAGACGGCTCCCGAGGCCTCTAAGCCAGTACTGGAAGATATCCAGAAGAGATTTGGCTTCATTCCGAACTTAATGGCGACGTTCGCGAATTCACCTGCTGTACTGAAGGGCTATCTGGCGCTAGAGGCTGAGTACCAGAAGACCTTCACGCCCGTCGAGCGCCAGGCGATCCTTCTGACGGCTAGCGTGGAGAACTCATGTGGCTACTGCACCGCCGCGCACTCCACAATCCTTAAGGGCGTACTGAAGGTTCCGGCCGATGTGGTTGCCGCCATCCGGGCCGGGCGATCCACCGGTAATCTCAAGCACGATGCCCTGATCGCTCTGACGCGTGAGGTCGTGCGCGAGCGTGGTCATGTAAGCCAAGAGACCATCGGGAAATTTCTCGGGGCTGGTTACCGTCAGGAGCAGGTGATCGAGGTGTTGCTTGGAGTGGCGTTGAAGACCATCAGCAATTACCTGGACCATATCGCCCCGACGCCCGTCGATGCCGCCTTCGCCGCCGAAAAGTAAGGCACCGCTCAAATCCACGAAAGATGAGCCCGCCAATGAAGAAGTGAGAAGGAACAATCGCTGTTGTGGCCGACGGCAATTGAGGTATTGGCTCGGCAACGGCCAAGTTATTGCGCCAGGCTGGAGCGAGAGTCGCGGTCTCAAGGCCGGAGCAAGACGCGCTGATGGCCGCCGCCAAGGAGATCAGCGGGGGAATCGGAATCGCTGGCTACAGAGATGTTCTGAACCTGGCGCGAATATGCCACTGCAATTCAAAGAGGAGAAGCAGAATGTCTCGTTCGATTAAGAAAGCGCTGTCCCAACGAGTCGGGTTTGACCTGGCTCGCGGGCGTGAGGGAAGGACGTGGAGTTGTCGCCCAGAGACAACGCCGCAGCACTTGGTCCAGCAATTGCGCGGATCTCTAGCCGCATTTGCCAGTGATTGTGAAGGCAGCCCAAATCAGCGGGGGCGCTGCCTGGTACTTCTCCCGCAGCCGTTTGATTGCGGCCAATTGCGCGTTACGCAATGCCGCAGGCTTCGTTCGCCCGGCAGCTAATTGCGCGAAGAAGTCACTCATCTGCAAATTTGCTTCATCCACTAGCACGGGCCATAACGTTGCGACGACTGCTTGGGCCCCCGCTAATTGAAACGCCTGCCTGGTGCCAGCCACGCCTTCGCCAGTGCGCACATCGCCTACCCCTGTGTCACAGGCACTAAGCACGACCAGTTCCGTACCACGAAGGTCAAGGCCCAAGATCTCCATGCCGGTCAGAATGCCGTCGTCCCCTTTGATGGAATTGCGCCAATTACAACCGGCCAATAGGACACCGCAACGCAGGAGCGGGTTGTCCGGTGGCGCCTGCGACGCCTGGTCCAGGCCGCCGAGCGCCGTCGTAGTGGCAATGGACTCGGGACGGATCGGTGCCTCGAAGAAACCATGTGTCGCCAATAGTAAGACCTGCGGTCCGTGAACCGACTTCACTAGCGGTTCGAGTGCGCGGTCGCGTTCCAGGACTGCGACTTTTTTTCCCGTATAAGCGGCCAGCTTAGGAGAGACCGCTTGAACCTGCTTCGCGAATTCTTCAAGAGGTTGCCCCAAACGCGCCGTAGGAGGCTTGAGTCGCACATTCTCCGTTTTGGCGGGCCCGGGAACCTTCGAACCGGCACGTACAAGTTGCTCGATTTTGCGAGCATCTTCCGGCGGCAAATCAAAATTCGGGTTTGCCACGATCAAAGGCTGGTTTGACGGTCGCTTCGCCTTTGGCACAATCAAATCGCGACCACTCACCAGGTACGTGATATCGTAATTCTCGACTAGAAAACCTCCGTCCGACGCCAGCAACGAGGCCCACGGGACAAGCCATAAGCCCCGATCCGGGCTGATTAGCAGATGTTTCGCCACGCCCAGTTCTCGTTCAATGGGTTGCAGAACGAGCTGAGACAAGCGGCGCAGCGCGAGATCAGAAAGTGCAATCGCGCGTTTGTCGATCGGTTTCAGCTTGCCCGTTTGCTCGTCGACCACGAACACGGACTTGATCGCAACTCGCCATGCGACGACGGCCTTGTCGATCGCGTCGGCATCTCCCAGGTCGAGTAGCTTGACTTCTCCCTTACCGGATGCAGGGATAATCCACGCGGCATAGCGGACGGCGCGAACACCATCGGCAGGATCCTTGAAGTTTTCCGATCGAATCCACGCAATATCGACCAGAATCTCATCAGCAGCCAAAGCGCCGCGCACTCGGTTGACATCGACCCATTGCGATGCCTGTAGCGACTGGCTCCCTGCGCGGGCCAGTCGCCGCGAGAGATCCTCTTCAGCCTTTGCCAGTTTTTCTTCACGTGCCTTGTCGGCCCCACCCGTGAACGTCAGCCGGGCTCGCTCGCCGCGCAACTGCACGAGTGATTTTGTGATTTCTTTAAGCGTCGGATCGCTGCCCTCGCGCGCACGCACGGTCCGCTCGGCCAGAACTTCCTGCCCGAGCGCTTTGCCATTAAGCACCCAATTGGCGGATAGTGCGGCGATCGAGGGGTTTTGTCGCAACTGCAGGGCCAACGCGAGAGACGTGTAGTACGCAGGGAATTCATGCTGCTTGAGGTAGAAAAGCTGGTCACGCTCTGATAGCGTCGCGAGGGTCGCGCTGGTACGTCGCCGGGCAGCGCGACGGCCGCGTTCCGCATACTGCACTGCGCCACGCCAATCCTCATTAGCTGCGCTGAATCTCGCCAAAGACAAATAGGTTGTCACTGCATCCGGATCGTTCTCGCCAAACTGCTTCTTTCCCAAGGAGAGCGCTTGCTGAAAGCTATCGATCGCCTCGGCATACTTCGACTGACAGCCCAGTGCGTACCCCAGGTTTTTCAAGCCGTTGATCAATTCTGGATGATCCTTCGAGGCGGTCTCGCGACGAATTGCCAATTCTTCTTCGAAACACGCTTGGGCTTTGGCATAATCATGCATCAAAGAATGGGCGCGGCCTAAGGAATCGAGCGCATTTGCAGTTTTACGGTGCCGATTACCCAGCAGTTTACGACGCAATGCCAGGGATAATTCCAATTGTTCTCTCGCGCGTTCGAACTCTCGCTCATCGAGAAGGAAGCCGCCATATTCATAGTGCAAAAACGCCGCGTCGGAATCTTCAGGGTTGCCCATCTCTTTTTGAATTTGCAGGGCCTCTTCAAACTCGCGACCTGCCGATTTCTGATCGCCAATCGCACTATAAACCGATGCCAACGATGTACGTAAATAGATCGTCTTCGCATTTCGCGGTCCGTAAAGAGATATGGTCGCCGCCAGGCCGCGTTCAAAACTCAAGCGGGCGGCCGCAAATTCGCGAAGATTGAGTTGGAGGGTTCCCTGATCCGACCATGCTTTTGCTGCTTCAGCGCTGGTCGCACCGTATGCCTTGATGGTGCTTGCCAAGCCCTGCTCGACGTAAGCCCGGGCCTTGCCATAATCTCCGAGCAAACTCAGTACAATCGATAGATTCGATTGCAGCAGAGCCGTTGTGACGGGCTTCGGGTGTTTCACGTTGCAGAGGGCGAGCGCCGCTTCGTATTTCTCCCGCGCGGCCGCGTAGGAGCGCGACTGAAACATCAAATCGCCGCGCTCGATCAAAGACGCGACTTCGACCGGATTCCTTGCATCCTCTCCGACAGTGACCTTGGGGTTCGCGGTTTTCAGTCGATCGACGGCAGCCTGGGAATCATCCAAGTGAATCCGCGTATAATCCAGACGCTTTATCGCCGCGATCGTATCGGAGTGATTCTCTCCCTGCACTTCCGTGCGAATCGCGACGGCACGCTCCAGATATCGCCGAGCCTCCGCGTAGTTTTCTGACTTCGCCAGCAAGTTCCCGATGTACTGCGCTTCGTTCGCCACTTCGATCGATTTCTGCCCGGCGACTTCTTCGTAGATGGCTAGCGATTCTTTATGGCATTCCAGGGCCTCGGGGAATTTTTGCTGCCTGCCCAGAGTATTTCCCAAATTCTGCAGCGACAGCGCCGTATAGGCGTGTTTATCGCCGAGCACCTTCCGGCGAATCGCAAGCGCCTCGCGGTTGAACTGGCAGGCCTGCTCGTATTTCCTCAGGCAGCTGTAGCAATACGCCAGTTGATGGATCGCCAGCGCCGTCTCCGCATCGTCATTACCGAACAATTCGCGGCAGACTTTGACGGCCTCTTGGGCGATTGGCAGCGCTTCTTCGGGCTTTTTTTGAGCGATCAGGGCCGATAGCGAAGCCATCAGCTCCTTTTCCTTGTCAACGAGCGCCTGCCGATTCGAGCCAGACGTCGATGCTGCTGGTGCGACGTCTTCTGCCGCGTTTGACAGTTGCCCGCCTGCCGCGCTAATCGCCAAAACGATGGCCAGATACACGACCCACCAGTTACGTCGCCTCATTGTCGCCCCATCGCACTGGACCGCGCCTGAAATCGCATCGTATCGAATGCACGCGCCGCCACGTCCAGGAGCCTGCCCGATGGCGCCATGCGATACAGATCGATGACGTTATTTATAAGAAAAACGTTATCGTAACAGGGAAGGTTGGTCGGTGCGACGGGCGGTCGACCAAATTGTATTAGCGTCGCTTACGCCAATCGCGGCTGGCTACCGACATTATATTATTCGTTAAAGTCGGTCACGTCGCCGACAGCCGGCGATTTTGCGGCTCTTAACGCTCCCGTGCCCATGAAAGGACCACTCGCCGATGAGCCATTACTTCACCGAGGCACAGCTTCGCGCCATGGCCGAAGAGTTCCAGGTCCAAGGCTATCTACGTATCGAGGAGGCGCTAAGCGCTGAGCAGGTCGCCCGATTTGAAGAGGCCGTGGCGCGCCACCGCCGAGAGTATCCCGAGGATTGGATCGAGCTTAGCGATTCCTTTTGTGAAGGAACGAACATTCTTCCGCGCACGGCAGATTTTGACGAAGCAATCGAGAATCCTAAAACGCTCGACGTCCTCCGCGCGATCCTCGGAGAGGGTATTACGTTCGAAGAATTCGCGATCATGATCCGCAATCCCACAGAGAACTTGCAGGAGGTAAAAGGGTGGCATCGCGATCTGATCCGGGAGTACCATCGGCGTCACGAAATCGAGGCTGTATCGATCCTCATGTTTCTCACCGACGTCAAATCCACGGACCACTGCTTCACGATCGTTCCCGAAAGCCACGACCGGCTGTTGGATCTCGATCCGGTCGACGTGGCAGCCGATGCGGGCGTTGATGTGATCGGACCAGCCGGAACCGCCGTCATCTTTCACGCTCGGGCCATCCACAATGCCCGGCTCAAGGCCCACAGCACGCAGCGCCGCACGTTGCAGGCTTACTTCGCACAGCGAGGGGACCAGCGCACCGCCGAATGGTCGGAGATTCCGCCCAGGCTGTACACGAAACAAGACCCGACGCTGCCGCCGCACTTGTATTCGAAATGGAACGTGCGCAACATCCTTGACGGTGTCGGGAGACGACCACCGGACATCGCCCCCGACCTGCCGCTGGCGGAGGTCATTCGCGAAGTTCAGCGGCGCGGACGAGAAAAAATGCGCGCGTGAAAGGGTACAGTCATCGCCAGCGGTGACCCACTTCATCGCGAACGAAGGCCATAGCGAACGACAAGGGCGCGAACTCCGCACCGAGACAATGGCCGCGCTTGGTACGCTTAGAGGTGATGTGCCGTGAGTTATCTATATCTCGAAGAACGCCCCTTCGATCAGCTTGGTCGTGGAGAAAGGCGGCGAAATGTCGGGTGGACCCGAGTCGAAATGTGCTGATCTCTCACCCGCTCGCCCTCGATTTGCGGCGCTCGCAGCGCTTCCCGCGCCGTCGCGCGGCCCAGCAGGTGACCGCGCAGCCCAGTCCCATGACAGAAAGTGCGGCCGTGGCGGGCTCGGGCACGGAGGCCAATTGCATGCCCCCCATGGTCAGTTGCGCGAAGGCGTCGTTGCCCGATGGGCCGTCGAAGGCCTGCACCTGCGCGTACCACAAATAGGTGCCGGCATGCGGCAGATTGGAGACGACTGACTGGAAGGGGACCGATAGACTGCCGGAACTATGAACCGGATCGTTGTACAGATTGTAGGTCCAGTCCTGTTCGAACGGTCCACCTATCTCTGACAGGACGATCGAGATGTTGGCGAGGCCGGCCATGCCGGTTGAAAGCCCAGCCAGAGATAGTTCCGCTCCGAAATTGACGGTCAGCTGTTCCGCAGCAGGAATAGAAAAGCCTTGTTGAATGGCAGCCGTGGCAGGTTTGGTTCCCGTCGGGTTGGACGTCAAGACGGCGCGATAGCTGCCACCGATCGACGCGATCGCGGCGTTTGCGCCCAGATTTGTCTGCGCCAGCGTGGTCCAACCCGTGAAATCACCGCTGGCAAAATCGCCGTTGATGATTCCGCCCCAGGCACTAGCGGGCGGAAGAGCCAATACGATCGACACTAAGACATTGCGAAACATACGTGCGTCTCCTTTCTTTTCCGAAAATGGTCGCTACCACACGATGATCGGCGCGCAGGAGCATCAGTGCTTCTGCGGCAAACCTCGAACCCTAAACGCGCGATGCGCGGTCACTCACGTTTTGCGGCGCTTTTGATAAACCATTCGTGCTGAATGAATACGAGCGCGCCCTTGTGCAACGAGAAATGCAGATGCTGCCCCTTGTACGACAACGTTTCACCCGTAGCCGAACCTACGCGCTCATCGGGCGCGCCGTAGGCCGCGATGATTTCCTCGGCGGTCGCGCACATGCCGATGCCGGCATCGGTGCGGCCTGAGTAATCGCGCGTTTTCACGGCCGGTACGTCTTGTGTTCGGCAGATAATGCCCCATAACCCGCGCCCGGGCGCGATCATGAGGTCGATGCCGCGCGACGGATAGTGATACACTTGCAGACGCTCGTCGATTTCATCGGGGGGGCCGAACACGCGCAGCACTTCCTCGCGTGGCATGCCGAAGGTGGCCGGCCCGATGCCTTTGGTCACGAACAACGTTGGGGATTGCAGTGCCTCGTTGGTCAGCGGCGCAAGCTCCAGCGCTCCCTCTTGCTCGACGCGATAATCACTCGGCGGCGTCAGATCGAATAGTGCTGCGGTGACCGGTTCGTTGTAAGAAAAGTCGGCATGGACGTACCGCGTAACTTTTCTATCCTGCCCGCGGATCGTCGATTCCCAGCGGACCAGCAAGCGCGAGCGCGGCTCAACCCATATGACGTGCTCCACATTCTCGTGCTCTAAGACCAAGCCGATGGCCGGCTTGCCGTTGACGAGTTGCTCGGGCAGAGTGCGCGAGACCTGCCGCTCACGTTCCAGCGAATCGACCACGTCGAATAGGTCTTCATGTGGCACGCCATCAAATCGTACGATTGCCCGCTTTTTGTCAGGGAACAATTGCAACGAATGGCCACTCACCCGATCGAGGGCGAACACGTGTCCGTCGACATACTCACTGCGACGCAGGTTCCGACCACTGATCACCGTCCGCGACAATATTGCCAACCCCTGCCCCTTATCAATGGAAGTCGTATAGCGGACGGAGCGCAAGCTTTGCAGTACGCGCGTCACATCGGCCAACGCGAT includes:
- a CDS encoding sigma 54-interacting transcriptional regulator; translated protein: MSNDLRASAEDSKPGVSAALQDLAVDPSDVAVLRAIVEGTVQSTGEAFFQSLVRNLAVALNVKYAFVAEFAAVNTRVRTLAYWFDGRICANVEYDLDGTPCEEVVRGGLCHHQIGVKDQFPRDLPLKELGIESYLGVPLLDSDGAVLGHLAVFDPRPMDNEPRRFSIFQIFAARAAAELARLRIEQMLRDNEERFRDLFEEAPIAYVNEDLESRFISANRAAMRILGIQPDEVAGAVGRSFIPDTPHALRRFQEAFASVGKGTDTSGVVLELRRRDNGQPIWIQWWSKPDPSGTYTRTMFVDITERVLMEQEKARLTAENDYLQEEIKSVHNFDEIVGQSPSVAAVLDNVRLVAPTDASVLICGETGTGKELIARAIHSVSRRSDKPLIKVNCAALPTGLVESELFGHEKGAFTGAIARRVGRFELADGGTIFLDEIGELPPDAQSKLLRVLQEREFERVGGNTSLKVDVRIIAATNRDLLKSVREKTFREDLYYRLNVFPLVLPPLRERKDDIPLLVHFLVGKFSTRIGRKIETVSRQAIERLQSYDWPGNIRELENIIERAVIVAPGSMLDITADMLAPPTSGPVADGQLLSLEDFERQHILSVLKRSDWVIDGPRGAALILNLHPNTLRSRMKKMGISRGD
- a CDS encoding phytanoyl-CoA dioxygenase family protein, with product MSHYFTEAQLRAMAEEFQVQGYLRIEEALSAEQVARFEEAVARHRREYPEDWIELSDSFCEGTNILPRTADFDEAIENPKTLDVLRAILGEGITFEEFAIMIRNPTENLQEVKGWHRDLIREYHRRHEIEAVSILMFLTDVKSTDHCFTIVPESHDRLLDLDPVDVAADAGVDVIGPAGTAVIFHARAIHNARLKAHSTQRRTLQAYFAQRGDQRTAEWSEIPPRLYTKQDPTLPPHLYSKWNVRNILDGVGRRPPDIAPDLPLAEVIREVQRRGREKMRA
- a CDS encoding CHAT domain-containing tetratricopeptide repeat protein encodes the protein MRRRNWWVVYLAIVLAISAAGGQLSNAAEDVAPAASTSGSNRQALVDKEKELMASLSALIAQKKPEEALPIAQEAVKVCRELFGNDDAETALAIHQLAYCYSCLRKYEQACQFNREALAIRRKVLGDKHAYTALSLQNLGNTLGRQQKFPEALECHKESLAIYEEVAGQKSIEVANEAQYIGNLLAKSENYAEARRYLERAVAIRTEVQGENHSDTIAAIKRLDYTRIHLDDSQAAVDRLKTANPKVTVGEDARNPVEVASLIERGDLMFQSRSYAAAREKYEAALALCNVKHPKPVTTALLQSNLSIVLSLLGDYGKARAYVEQGLASTIKAYGATSAEAAKAWSDQGTLQLNLREFAAARLSFERGLAATISLYGPRNAKTIYLRTSLASVYSAIGDQKSAGREFEEALQIQKEMGNPEDSDAAFLHYEYGGFLLDEREFERAREQLELSLALRRKLLGNRHRKTANALDSLGRAHSLMHDYAKAQACFEEELAIRRETASKDHPELINGLKNLGYALGCQSKYAEAIDSFQQALSLGKKQFGENDPDAVTTYLSLARFSAANEDWRGAVQYAERGRRAARRRTSATLATLSERDQLFYLKQHEFPAYYTSLALALQLRQNPSIAALSANWVLNGKALGQEVLAERTVRAREGSDPTLKEITKSLVQLRGERARLTFTGGADKAREEKLAKAEEDLSRRLARAGSQSLQASQWVDVNRVRGALAADEILVDIAWIRSENFKDPADGVRAVRYAAWIIPASGKGEVKLLDLGDADAIDKAVVAWRVAIKSVFVVDEQTGKLKPIDKRAIALSDLALRRLSQLVLQPIERELGVAKHLLISPDRGLWLVPWASLLASDGGFLVENYDITYLVSGRDLIVPKAKRPSNQPLIVANPNFDLPPEDARKIEQLVRAGSKVPGPAKTENVRLKPPTARLGQPLEEFAKQVQAVSPKLAAYTGKKVAVLERDRALEPLVKSVHGPQVLLLATHGFFEAPIRPESIATTTALGGLDQASQAPPDNPLLRCGVLLAGCNWRNSIKGDDGILTGMEILGLDLRGTELVVLSACDTGVGDVRTGEGVAGTRQAFQLAGAQAVVATLWPVLVDEANLQMSDFFAQLAAGRTKPAALRNAQLAAIKRLREKYQAAPPLIWAAFTITGKCG
- a CDS encoding peroxiredoxin family protein, whose protein sequence is MNVMYAVTARSFNLCIVALILMAFGSASAGRADEKATAKMPAVGDKVPDFTLQDLAGHPQTLSKLTADSPTVLVVLRGFPGYQCPLCTIQVGGLIARAKEFQKANAKVILVYPGPADQLTERAKEFVKGKALPENFIFVTDPDYKFTEAYGLRWDAARETAFPSTFVIDQKGIVQFAKVSKSHGDRSKPEDILQALEAKK
- a CDS encoding PEP-CTERM sorting domain-containing protein — translated: MFRNVLVSIVLALPPASAWGGIINGDFASGDFTGWTTLAQTNLGANAAIASIGGSYRAVLTSNPTGTKPATAAIQQGFSIPAAEQLTVNFGAELSLAGLSTGMAGLANISIVLSEIGGPFEQDWTYNLYNDPVHSSGSLSVPFQSVVSNLPHAGTYLWYAQVQAFDGPSGNDAFAQLTMGGMQLASVPEPATAALSVMGLGCAVTCWAARRRGKRCERRKSRASG
- a CDS encoding sigma-70 family RNA polymerase sigma factor, with the protein product MNGESKKADARTSAAAADTVAEPWNEEKRLLGQLREGNAAAYEILVRQQSGRMLAVARRMLMCESDAHDAVQDAFLSAFKSIKTFTGDSSIGTWLHRIVVNACLMKLRSRNGRSYVSIEDLLPAFDATGHHVRRVSKWTASPDELLARSELCSQVRAIIEGLPDSHRSVLWLRDIEEIDTEHTAEILDISPGAVKVRLHRARQALRALLEPLVCSEPGMLTVHQ
- a CDS encoding carboxymuconolactone decarboxylase family protein gives rise to the protein MTPATESLQLQPLTLQTAPEASKPVLEDIQKRFGFIPNLMATFANSPAVLKGYLALEAEYQKTFTPVERQAILLTASVENSCGYCTAAHSTILKGVLKVPADVVAAIRAGRSTGNLKHDALIALTREVVRERGHVSQETIGKFLGAGYRQEQVIEVLLGVALKTISNYLDHIAPTPVDAAFAAEK